Proteins found in one Nostoc sp. NIES-3756 genomic segment:
- the hrcA gene encoding heat-inducible transcriptional repressor HrcA, whose amino-acid sequence MQVQLTNRQQHILWATVRHYIATAEPVGSKALVEEFDLGVSSATIRNVMGVLEKSGLLYQPHTSAGRVPSDSGYRIYVDQLITPSEVLAKEVELALQQRLQWEDWSLEILLQGAAQILASLSGCISLITMPQTNTVTVRHLQLMQIEAGRIMLILVTDNYETHSKLMDMPPGRSEKPDADVTDRELQIVSNFLNSHLRGRSVLEISTLDWSQLDREFQRYGEFLKTSVAELANRTAPPAATQIMVRGVAEVLRQPEFSQLQQVQTIIQLLEEEQEQLWRLIFEEPELEDTNKSKVTVRIGAENPLEPIRTCSLISSTYRRGAVPLGSVGVLGPTRLDYENAITVVAAAADYLSEAFS is encoded by the coding sequence ATGCAAGTTCAGTTGACTAATCGACAACAGCATATACTTTGGGCAACGGTACGTCATTATATAGCTACGGCAGAGCCAGTGGGTTCAAAAGCTTTGGTCGAAGAGTTCGACCTGGGTGTTAGCTCTGCGACAATTCGCAACGTGATGGGCGTACTGGAAAAATCTGGGTTATTGTACCAACCACACACATCAGCCGGACGAGTACCTTCTGACTCAGGTTATCGCATTTATGTTGACCAGCTAATCACACCATCGGAAGTGTTAGCCAAAGAGGTAGAGTTAGCCCTACAACAGCGTCTCCAGTGGGAAGATTGGAGCTTAGAGATTCTGTTGCAAGGAGCCGCGCAGATTTTGGCTAGCTTGAGTGGGTGTATTAGCTTGATTACCATGCCGCAAACCAACACAGTCACAGTCCGACATCTGCAATTAATGCAGATAGAAGCTGGACGCATCATGCTGATTTTGGTGACGGATAATTATGAAACCCACTCTAAACTGATGGATATGCCTCCTGGTAGAAGCGAAAAACCCGATGCTGATGTAACAGACCGTGAATTACAGATAGTTTCTAACTTCTTAAATAGCCATTTACGGGGGCGGAGTGTGCTAGAAATTAGCACCCTCGATTGGAGTCAGTTAGATCGGGAATTTCAACGCTATGGCGAGTTTCTCAAAACTTCTGTAGCCGAATTAGCTAACCGTACTGCTCCGCCTGCTGCAACGCAAATTATGGTGCGTGGTGTGGCGGAAGTTTTACGCCAACCGGAATTTTCTCAGCTACAGCAAGTGCAAACCATCATCCAACTCTTGGAAGAAGAACAAGAGCAACTGTGGCGGTTAATATTTGAAGAACCGGAGTTAGAAGATACCAATAAATCAAAGGTGACAGTTCGCATTGGTGCAGAAAACCCCCTAGAACCAATTCGCACCTGCTCTCTGATTTCCTCTACCTATCGCCGGGGAGCAGTACCCTTGGGTAGTGTGGGAGTTTTAGGCCCTACCCGCCTAGACTACGAAAATGCGATCACAGTTGTAGCGGCGGCGGCTGATTACCTGTCAGAAGCGTTCAGTTAA
- a CDS encoding glutathione S-transferase family protein, with translation MKTPKKGKSLPPKLIISLGKFIWTTMWQIMMSQLAPRSKSGEYIRPNSQFRNFVKAGEDSPYPPAAGRYTLYVGLGCPWAHRTLVVRTLKGLEDAISVSVVSPSATTGGWVFNTPEEGCQTLAELYALAQPGYTGRSTVPVLWDKQTKTIVNNESADIIVMLNSEFNEFALNPSLNLYPEELKEKIDWWNEKIYTNVNNGVYRCGFAQTQEAYNKACDELFTTLDEIDATLANSRYLCGDSVTLADVRLFTTLFRFDIVYYGLFKCNRRRIQDYENLGAYLRDLYQLNGVASTCDLDSIKQDYYGNLFPLNPSGIIPSGPDMAYLLKTSDRTTSAK, from the coding sequence ATGAAAACACCCAAAAAAGGTAAATCTCTACCCCCCAAACTAATCATTAGCTTGGGCAAATTTATCTGGACAACTATGTGGCAAATCATGATGTCCCAACTTGCTCCCCGCAGTAAATCAGGAGAATATATTCGTCCTAATAGTCAGTTTCGCAACTTCGTCAAAGCTGGGGAAGACAGCCCCTACCCACCAGCAGCCGGACGTTATACCCTATATGTTGGTTTGGGTTGTCCTTGGGCGCACCGTACCCTAGTTGTCCGTACCTTAAAAGGATTAGAAGATGCAATTTCTGTGTCTGTTGTCTCCCCCTCAGCCACTACAGGCGGTTGGGTGTTCAACACTCCAGAGGAAGGCTGTCAAACACTGGCTGAACTATACGCTCTTGCCCAACCCGGATATACTGGACGTTCTACAGTGCCAGTATTGTGGGATAAACAAACTAAAACCATTGTGAATAACGAGAGTGCAGACATTATTGTCATGCTGAACTCAGAATTTAACGAGTTTGCTTTAAATCCCTCGTTGAATCTTTATCCTGAAGAATTAAAAGAAAAAATAGATTGGTGGAACGAGAAGATATACACAAATGTTAATAACGGCGTATATCGTTGCGGTTTCGCCCAAACGCAAGAAGCATACAACAAAGCCTGTGATGAATTATTCACCACTTTAGATGAAATTGACGCAACACTCGCTAATAGTCGCTACCTTTGTGGTGATAGCGTCACCTTAGCTGATGTACGTCTATTTACAACTTTATTCCGTTTCGATATTGTTTACTACGGCTTATTTAAGTGTAATCGCCGTAGAATCCAAGACTATGAAAATTTAGGTGCTTATTTGCGCGACTTATATCAGCTAAATGGCGTTGCTAGTACCTGTGATTTAGACAGCATTAAGCAAGATTACTATGGCAATTTGTTTCCCTTAAATCCAAGTGGCATTATCCCCTCTGGGCCAGATATGGCTTATTTATTAAAAACGAGCGATCGCACAACATCAGCAAAATAA
- a CDS encoding DUF2382 domain-containing protein — MSDYSAAQTPIDQQLSDNTPEPNHNQIVEIDKNFLLLEERLVVDNIRQKIGEVVVRKVIETEMVQVPVRREKLIVEQVSPEHRQLAEINLSQGEIAGIELTQNGSHQLANLNGGLTVNGSFDSAKIASLLLNAIALERNQGCQQVQVTISVVDEEHRKKYQEWFERCSQGQIPKQ; from the coding sequence ATGTCTGACTATTCAGCCGCACAAACACCAATTGATCAGCAGTTATCTGATAATACACCTGAGCCAAATCATAACCAAATAGTTGAGATAGATAAGAATTTTCTTTTATTAGAAGAAAGGCTAGTAGTTGACAACATTAGGCAAAAAATTGGTGAAGTAGTTGTCCGTAAAGTCATCGAAACCGAAATGGTGCAAGTTCCAGTGCGGCGAGAAAAGCTGATTGTAGAACAAGTAAGCCCAGAACACAGACAACTTGCAGAGATTAATTTAAGTCAAGGGGAAATTGCTGGAATTGAATTAACTCAAAATGGTAGCCACCAATTAGCTAATTTAAATGGTGGTTTAACTGTGAATGGTAGCTTTGATTCTGCTAAAATCGCTAGTTTATTATTGAATGCGATCGCTCTAGAACGCAACCAAGGTTGTCAGCAGGTACAAGTTACTATCTCAGTCGTAGATGAAGAACACCGCAAAAAATACCAAGAGTGGTTTGAGCGTTGTTCCCAAGGTCAAATACCCAAACAATAA
- a CDS encoding DUF2382 domain-containing protein translates to MVLYKLADFDPNYQDSFQGNDIKGLGVYTERSDEKIGTVNDVLVDDEGHFRYLIVDLGFWIFGKKVLLPVGRSRIDYGAGRVYAIGMTRDQAENLPEFNDRLAVDYDYEERVRGVYRNSGNTNTTLDRSSTLNTSTPLEASTPLETSASLDTSYQTARPAVPATPTYTPDTYKYDHEPSLFGLNEQDHQTLRLYEERLIANKRRQKTGEVAVGKHIETETARVSVPVERERVVIERVTPDDAAVAPGTATFREGEVARVELHEETADIRKEAFVREEVRVQKVVEHETVEAQEQIRREELDVNAPGLPIEER, encoded by the coding sequence ATGGTACTTTACAAATTAGCCGATTTTGACCCTAATTATCAAGATTCATTTCAAGGTAATGATATTAAGGGTCTTGGTGTTTATACAGAAAGAAGTGATGAAAAAATTGGTACTGTCAATGATGTTTTAGTGGATGATGAAGGTCATTTCCGCTATTTGATTGTTGACTTAGGTTTTTGGATTTTTGGTAAAAAAGTTTTATTACCAGTTGGTCGTTCTCGCATCGATTATGGTGCAGGTCGTGTTTATGCAATTGGTATGACCAGAGACCAAGCTGAAAATTTACCTGAGTTTAACGACCGTTTAGCTGTTGATTACGACTACGAAGAACGGGTACGTGGAGTATATCGTAATTCTGGTAACACCAATACAACTTTAGACAGATCCTCAACTTTGAATACTTCCACACCTCTGGAAGCATCAACACCTCTAGAAACTTCCGCATCACTAGATACTAGCTATCAAACAGCCAGACCTGCTGTACCTGCAACTCCTACTTACACCCCTGACACCTACAAATACGATCACGAACCTTCTTTGTTTGGACTCAATGAGCAGGATCATCAAACTTTGAGACTGTATGAAGAACGGTTAATTGCTAACAAACGTCGTCAAAAAACTGGTGAAGTAGCTGTTGGTAAGCACATTGAAACAGAGACTGCACGAGTTTCAGTACCTGTGGAAAGAGAACGTGTTGTAATTGAACGGGTGACACCAGACGATGCTGCTGTTGCTCCTGGTACAGCTACTTTCCGTGAAGGTGAAGTTGCTCGTGTAGAACTTCATGAAGAGACTGCTGACATTCGCAAAGAAGCGTTTGTACGTGAAGAAGTCAGAGTGCAAAAAGTTGTTGAGCATGAAACAGTAGAAGCTCAAGAACAAATTCGTCGTGAAGAGTTAGATGTAAACGCTCCTGGTCTTCCTATCGAAGAACGCTAA
- a CDS encoding DUF2382 domain-containing protein, with amino-acid sequence MPLYKLEEFDPNYRETFGGDDVKALELYTQSGVRVGGISDVLVDNEGRFRYLVIDTNLEDSISKKILLPIGLSHIDYPARRVYVDGLSKEQVAHLPEYHDNIAVDADYEERVRGVFRPQTSNLTYDRQTYNYQQEPALYDLNDQYHQTFKLYEERLIANKQRVKTGEVAVGKHIETETARVEVPIQRERVVIERSSPTSTDAVVDSSEVHFQQGEVARIELYEETPEIRKEAFVREEVRVRKIIENDTVEAQEVIRREELDIDTEGNLLVNETNLEKHGNV; translated from the coding sequence ATGCCTCTTTATAAACTTGAGGAATTTGACCCTAACTATCGGGAAACTTTTGGCGGCGATGATGTTAAAGCTTTAGAACTCTATACCCAAAGTGGTGTCAGAGTTGGTGGAATTTCTGATGTATTAGTTGATAATGAAGGACGTTTTCGTTATTTAGTAATTGACACCAATTTAGAAGATTCTATTAGCAAGAAAATATTACTACCAATTGGTTTATCTCATATCGATTATCCTGCAAGACGTGTTTATGTTGACGGACTGAGCAAAGAACAGGTAGCACACTTACCTGAATATCATGACAACATAGCAGTTGATGCTGATTACGAAGAGAGAGTACGCGGTGTATTTCGCCCACAAACTAGCAATTTAACTTATGACCGTCAAACATACAATTATCAACAAGAGCCTGCTTTATATGATTTGAATGATCAATATCATCAAACCTTCAAGCTCTACGAAGAAAGATTAATTGCAAATAAACAACGTGTGAAAACTGGAGAAGTAGCAGTTGGTAAACACATTGAAACAGAAACTGCACGGGTAGAAGTACCTATTCAACGGGAACGAGTGGTAATTGAAAGAAGCTCACCCACATCAACAGATGCAGTAGTAGATTCAAGTGAAGTGCATTTTCAACAAGGGGAAGTTGCGCGTATAGAACTTTACGAAGAAACTCCTGAGATCCGTAAGGAAGCTTTTGTACGTGAAGAAGTTCGAGTGAGAAAAATCATCGAGAATGATACAGTTGAGGCGCAAGAGGTAATTCGCCGCGAAGAATTAGATATCGATACTGAAGGCAATTTACTTGTGAATGAAACTAATCTCGAAAAACATGGAAATGTCTGA
- the bchI gene encoding magnesium chelatase ATPase subunit I, giving the protein MTPTAQSTASARRVVFPFTAIVGQEEMKLALLLNVIDPKIGGVMIMGDRGTGKSTTIRALADLLPEIPVVANDPFNSDPSDPELMSDEVRQKAAAGAEIPIELKKVQMVDLPLGATEDRVCGTIDIEKALSEGVKAFEPGLLAKANRGILYVDEVNLLDDHLVDVLLDSAASGWNTVEREGISIRHPARFVLVGSGNPEEGELRPQLLDRFGMHAEIHTVKEPALRVQIVEQRSEFDQNPPSFLEKYKTEQESLQQKIVNAQKLLPEVKLDYDLRVKISEVCSELDVDGLRGDIVTNRAAKALTGFEGRTEVTVDDIRRVITLCLRHRLRKDPLESIDSGYKVEKVFARVFGVEISEDDSSQRNGAGQVKTGVR; this is encoded by the coding sequence GTGACTCCAACAGCTCAATCCACGGCAAGTGCGCGTCGCGTGGTATTCCCATTTACGGCAATTGTGGGCCAGGAAGAAATGAAACTGGCGCTGCTGTTGAACGTGATTGATCCCAAGATCGGTGGTGTAATGATTATGGGCGATCGCGGCACAGGTAAATCCACAACAATTCGGGCCTTGGCTGACCTATTGCCAGAAATCCCTGTGGTTGCCAATGATCCCTTCAACAGTGACCCCAGCGACCCCGAATTGATGAGCGATGAAGTCCGCCAAAAGGCAGCCGCAGGGGCAGAAATTCCCATTGAATTGAAGAAAGTCCAAATGGTGGACTTACCCTTGGGTGCTACAGAAGACCGGGTATGCGGGACAATCGACATCGAGAAAGCTTTATCTGAAGGTGTCAAAGCCTTTGAACCAGGACTGCTGGCTAAAGCTAACCGGGGTATTCTCTACGTCGATGAAGTCAACCTCCTAGATGACCACCTCGTAGACGTACTACTCGACTCAGCCGCCAGTGGCTGGAACACTGTAGAACGGGAAGGTATTTCTATCCGTCACCCAGCTCGTTTTGTTCTCGTCGGCTCAGGAAACCCAGAGGAAGGTGAATTACGTCCCCAATTGCTTGACCGTTTCGGAATGCACGCCGAAATCCACACTGTGAAAGAACCAGCATTGCGGGTGCAAATTGTAGAACAGAGGTCAGAATTTGATCAAAATCCACCTTCTTTCCTAGAAAAGTATAAAACCGAACAAGAGTCACTACAGCAGAAAATTGTCAACGCCCAAAAGCTATTACCAGAAGTAAAGCTGGACTATGACTTGCGGGTCAAAATTTCTGAGGTTTGTTCAGAGTTAGATGTAGACGGTTTACGTGGTGATATTGTCACCAACCGCGCCGCCAAAGCCCTAACAGGATTTGAAGGACGCACTGAAGTTACAGTTGACGATATCCGTCGGGTAATTACCCTATGTCTGCGTCACCGCCTGCGGAAAGACCCCCTAGAGTCAATTGATTCCGGTTACAAAGTAGAAAAAGTCTTCGCTCGCGTCTTTGGTGTAGAAATATCCGAAGATGATTCTTCACAAAGAAACGGTGCAGGTCAAGTTAAGACGGGTGTCCGGTAA
- a CDS encoding nucleotidyltransferase domain-containing protein — translation MKRIDVEQRTILVGLAGSHGYGLNRPDSDLDYRGVFIAPKRYYLGFDHVEQKDAGWDEPGLFPFLDGNKDTVIYELKKILQLLSGANPNVLELLWLNEYPVLTEVGRYLIQYRKLFLSKKVKHTYSGYAFAQIKKMETHRKWLLNPPEKKPLPSDFGIEDEAPLIKDELNAFLEYLYILIRGRIEFLEEAEQLYKLLTADIDFKGVLKQYILPDESLEYTQNLTHSRKDFIRLLQKSQNYQIALREWKAYLTWQENRNPTRAEMERKSGFDLKHGMHCIRLLRSGLEILKTGEITVDRRIAGDVDDLKAILRGDYSYQEVMQMADNLVAQMDAVYEQSTLPHRPDLERINDLCIELVEMQGWENSH, via the coding sequence ATGAAAAGAATTGATGTTGAACAAAGAACAATTCTGGTTGGGTTAGCGGGTAGTCACGGGTATGGGTTAAATCGTCCTGATTCTGATTTAGATTATCGAGGCGTATTTATTGCACCTAAAAGATATTATTTGGGATTTGACCATGTAGAACAAAAAGATGCCGGTTGGGATGAACCGGGTTTATTTCCTTTTCTTGATGGGAATAAGGACACGGTTATATATGAGTTGAAGAAAATACTTCAGTTGTTATCAGGAGCTAATCCCAATGTTTTAGAGTTACTATGGTTGAATGAATATCCTGTTTTAACTGAGGTAGGAAGATATTTAATTCAGTATAGAAAATTATTTTTAAGTAAGAAAGTTAAGCATACTTATTCTGGATATGCTTTTGCTCAAATCAAAAAGATGGAAACTCATCGTAAGTGGTTGTTAAATCCACCTGAGAAGAAACCTCTACCATCTGATTTTGGGATAGAAGATGAAGCGCCACTAATTAAGGATGAGTTGAATGCTTTTTTAGAGTATCTCTATATTTTAATTAGAGGTCGGATTGAATTTCTGGAAGAAGCGGAACAATTATATAAGTTATTAACTGCGGATATTGATTTTAAAGGTGTTTTGAAACAGTATATTCTACCTGATGAAAGTTTAGAATATACCCAAAATTTAACTCATAGCCGTAAGGATTTTATTCGGTTGCTACAAAAAAGTCAAAATTACCAAATAGCTTTAAGAGAATGGAAAGCTTATTTAACGTGGCAAGAAAATCGTAACCCGACTAGAGCGGAGATGGAAAGAAAGTCTGGTTTTGATTTGAAGCATGGGATGCACTGCATTCGTTTATTACGCAGTGGGTTAGAAATATTAAAGACAGGTGAAATAACTGTAGATAGGAGAATTGCAGGTGATGTTGATGATTTAAAAGCTATCCTGAGAGGTGACTATTCTTATCAAGAAGTGATGCAGATGGCTGATAATTTAGTTGCTCAAATGGATGCTGTTTATGAACAGTCAACTCTACCTCATAGACCTGATTTAGAGCGAATTAATGATTTGTGTATTGAATTAGTGGAAATGCAAGGGTGGGAAAATAGTCATTAG
- a CDS encoding type II toxin-antitoxin system VapC family toxin, which produces MKLLLDAHVLIWWSSSSERLSANVYNLITDTSNTLMFSIASVWELKIKYQLGKLNLSSPIPNLIESQQRINNLQILPIELSHIYALDGLPNYHRDPFDRIVIAQAIVEKIPIYVKCRYSF; this is translated from the coding sequence ATGAAATTATTATTGGATGCTCATGTCCTTATTTGGTGGTCATCAAGTTCGGAAAGACTATCTGCAAATGTATACAACTTAATTACCGACACTAGCAATACTCTTATGTTTAGTATTGCTAGTGTTTGGGAACTAAAAATTAAATATCAGCTTGGTAAGTTGAATTTAAGCTCACCAATTCCGAACTTAATAGAGTCTCAACAGCGAATAAATAATTTACAAATATTACCCATTGAGTTATCTCATATTTATGCTTTAGACGGTTTACCAAATTATCACCGCGACCCGTTTGACAGAATTGTCATAGCTCAGGCGATAGTTGAAAAGATACCTATCTATGTTAAGTGCAGATACAGTTTTTGA
- a CDS encoding DUF2281 domain-containing protein encodes MTSQIVDTTSELIAKLQTLPPEKIQQVLDFVEFLAQKYTQPQEAEQTPQQRVPDLNKGEIWMSDDFNDPLPDEF; translated from the coding sequence ATGACTTCCCAAATTGTAGATACTACTTCAGAATTAATCGCCAAACTACAAACGCTACCACCAGAAAAAATACAGCAGGTGCTAGATTTTGTGGAATTTTTAGCACAGAAATATACCCAACCCCAAGAAGCTGAACAAACACCTCAGCAACGTGTACCGGACTTGAACAAGGGAGAAATCTGGATGAGTGATGATTTTAATGATCCTTTACCGGATGAGTTTTGA
- the rplU gene encoding 50S ribosomal protein L21 — translation MAYAIIETGGKQVRVEPGRFYDIELLSAQPDEKVTIDSVLLVQNGAELTIGQPLVAGATVQGTVLRHLRGRKVLVYKMKPKKKTRKKRGHRQEITRLLIDSITLNGTVLTAEATATAEAPAATPETEAAAE, via the coding sequence ATGGCATACGCGATTATTGAGACTGGCGGCAAGCAAGTGCGAGTTGAGCCAGGTCGTTTTTACGATATTGAACTCCTCTCTGCCCAACCAGATGAAAAAGTTACAATAGATTCTGTATTACTAGTGCAGAATGGCGCCGAACTCACCATTGGACAGCCTCTAGTAGCTGGGGCAACAGTACAAGGAACGGTTTTGCGGCATCTGAGAGGTCGTAAAGTCCTGGTTTATAAGATGAAGCCTAAAAAGAAGACTCGCAAAAAACGGGGTCATCGCCAGGAAATCACCAGACTTTTAATTGATTCCATTACCCTCAACGGTACAGTGTTAACAGCAGAAGCTACTGCTACAGCTGAAGCTCCTGCTGCTACCCCAGAGACAGAAGCTGCTGCTGAATAA
- the rpmA gene encoding 50S ribosomal protein L27 yields MAHKKGTGSTRNGRDSNAQRLGVKRFGGQVVRAGNILVRQRGTKFHPGNNVGIGKDDTLFALVDGLVTFERKGKSRKKVSVYPAATTEAVAS; encoded by the coding sequence ATGGCTCACAAGAAAGGAACAGGTAGTACACGCAACGGTCGTGATTCTAATGCCCAGCGTCTGGGTGTAAAACGTTTCGGTGGACAAGTAGTCCGCGCTGGCAACATTCTCGTGCGTCAACGTGGAACCAAGTTTCATCCTGGTAATAACGTTGGTATCGGTAAAGATGATACTTTGTTTGCCTTGGTTGATGGTTTAGTTACCTTTGAAAGAAAAGGCAAATCTCGTAAAAAAGTTAGTGTTTACCCCGCAGCTACCACAGAAGCAGTAGCTAGCTAA
- the cruF gene encoding gamma-carotene 1'-hydroxylase CruF, with protein sequence MKQLVIAERVCLIGHIVSMVFGLVGILLVVPNAEVLFHLSEFGQKAMQWSMAGGGVVYMILGAAAVFLYALRTLGLGRTLGFMLPAVLISLTSELLGTSTGFPFGHYSYLSGLGYKIAGLVPFTIPLSWFYVGCSSYLLGRAGLEVDKKPSLLRHVGAIGLGALLLTSWDFVLDPAMSQTSLPFWYWQQPGAFFGMPYQNFAGWLGTGAVFMTVAAILWRNQPIKFERSQLNVPLAVYLGNFGFATVMSLAAGFSIPVLLGVLTGVAPALFLWWKGSSASGQISVEPTAQEVSIASIKVVN encoded by the coding sequence ATGAAACAACTTGTTATCGCAGAGCGCGTATGCCTGATTGGCCATATCGTCTCAATGGTGTTTGGATTAGTAGGGATACTCTTAGTTGTACCTAATGCCGAAGTGCTTTTCCATCTCTCTGAGTTTGGCCAGAAAGCCATGCAGTGGAGTATGGCTGGTGGTGGTGTAGTTTACATGATTTTGGGTGCAGCAGCCGTATTTTTATATGCTCTGCGGACGTTGGGTTTGGGTCGTACTTTAGGTTTTATGCTACCTGCGGTATTGATATCCTTAACCAGTGAACTGCTAGGAACCAGCACAGGTTTTCCTTTTGGTCACTATAGTTATTTGAGTGGCTTGGGTTATAAAATTGCCGGGTTAGTACCGTTCACCATTCCCTTATCTTGGTTTTATGTAGGATGTTCCTCCTACCTATTGGGACGTGCTGGTTTGGAAGTAGATAAGAAACCCAGCTTGTTACGCCATGTGGGCGCAATTGGTTTAGGAGCGTTACTGCTCACATCTTGGGATTTTGTGCTTGATCCTGCTATGAGCCAAACTTCCCTGCCCTTCTGGTATTGGCAACAGCCAGGAGCCTTTTTTGGTATGCCTTATCAAAACTTTGCTGGTTGGTTGGGTACAGGTGCAGTATTCATGACAGTGGCGGCTATTTTGTGGAGAAACCAGCCGATCAAATTTGAGCGATCGCAGCTTAATGTACCTTTAGCAGTTTACTTAGGCAACTTTGGTTTTGCTACCGTCATGAGCTTGGCGGCAGGGTTCTCTATTCCTGTATTGTTGGGCGTATTGACAGGTGTAGCCCCAGCTTTATTCCTATGGTGGAAAGGCTCATCTGCATCAGGTCAAATTAGCGTGGAACCAACTGCACAGGAAGTCTCCATTGCCAGCATTAAAGTTGTGAATTAG
- the cruG gene encoding 2'-O-glycosyltransferase CruG, producing the protein MDNALTAASALALLLLLIQVPATAILLSRLFKGPRRLPPIQPQQPTPDLLGKVSVVVPTLNEALRISPLLAGLSRQSYEVREVIVVDSKSQDGTPDLVKAAQQQDPRFRLINDDPLPSNWVGRPWALHNGFLYSSEDSQWFLGMDADTQPHPGLVASLVTTAEAQGYDLVSLSPQFILQYPGECLLQPALLMTLLFRFDPAGVTADQPERVMANGQCFLCRRSVLAVVGGYSSASSSFCDDVTLARHIATQGYKVGFLDGAKVLKVRMYEGALETWKEWGRSLDLKDASSRAQIWGDLWLLSSVQGLPLLIVLSYLLFGYFPLLLPLKLLLGLNVFLLVIRCAMLLAIAPSYDRKSAKGGWLFWLSPLADPLAVLRIFLSAFRTPKEWRGRKYSKE; encoded by the coding sequence GTGGACAACGCTTTGACAGCAGCAAGTGCTTTGGCGCTTCTGTTATTACTCATTCAAGTGCCAGCTACAGCAATTCTGCTGTCTCGTCTATTTAAGGGGCCAAGACGACTGCCGCCAATTCAGCCCCAACAACCAACACCAGACCTTTTGGGTAAGGTGAGCGTTGTCGTTCCTACACTAAATGAAGCCTTGCGTATCAGCCCTTTATTAGCTGGGTTGAGTCGCCAAAGTTATGAAGTTCGGGAAGTGATTGTGGTAGACAGCAAATCCCAAGATGGGACTCCCGACTTAGTAAAAGCGGCGCAACAGCAAGACCCCCGCTTTCGCCTCATCAATGATGACCCTTTACCCTCTAATTGGGTAGGCAGACCTTGGGCATTGCATAACGGCTTTTTGTATAGTTCCGAAGATAGTCAATGGTTTTTAGGCATGGATGCGGATACTCAGCCCCATCCTGGCTTAGTAGCTAGTCTAGTCACAACAGCCGAGGCGCAGGGATATGACCTAGTTTCCCTTTCCCCCCAGTTCATCCTCCAGTATCCGGGTGAATGCTTGCTGCAACCCGCCTTGCTGATGACTCTGCTTTTTCGATTTGACCCCGCAGGTGTTACCGCAGACCAACCAGAAAGGGTCATGGCAAATGGACAATGCTTTTTATGCCGTCGCTCTGTACTAGCGGTTGTGGGTGGTTACAGTAGCGCTAGTAGCTCCTTTTGTGATGATGTTACTTTAGCCCGTCATATTGCTACCCAAGGGTATAAGGTGGGCTTTTTAGACGGGGCTAAGGTATTGAAAGTAAGAATGTATGAGGGGGCGTTAGAGACTTGGAAGGAATGGGGACGCAGCCTTGACTTGAAAGATGCTTCTTCCCGCGCTCAAATTTGGGGAGATTTATGGTTACTTTCATCTGTGCAGGGTTTACCTTTACTGATTGTACTTAGTTACTTGCTGTTTGGTTATTTCCCTTTACTGCTGCCCCTCAAGCTTTTGTTAGGGTTAAATGTGTTTTTACTGGTGATTCGCTGTGCCATGCTTTTAGCGATCGCTCCTTCCTACGACCGTAAATCAGCTAAAGGTGGCTGGCTGTTTTGGCTCTCACCCCTAGCCGATCCTCTAGCTGTCTTGCGAATTTTCTTATCCGCATTCCGCACCCCCAAAGAATGGCGAGGGAGAAAATATAGTAAAGAGTGA